A stretch of Besnoitia besnoiti strain Bb-Ger1 chromosome III, whole genome shotgun sequence DNA encodes these proteins:
- a CDS encoding Pumilio-family RNA binding repeat-containing protein (encoded by transcript BESB_044960) codes for MEAQGLGVETAARLPRGTAAAAELASSAEKDPSVVVLPPCDSPRKGSRSLLPSEKGDDEHEAWRHRDSASSLCTQASQGDVRKRRSSRRLSDEPLSLHSISSLSTIGSLDSHRLSALEAQASLLLAHIAETRDEKAAPCSSAKTAEAPPAARREEGEPDDQGAKRQDAPLDGREDRAAEQAGSPPSSSSSTVVSPHLDQNVVREWEKERGLAHAPAISIPPSALPLEEEEKTKQEGTQEHWESARASLSLSFTSCDREEASAAASSPATDVPLSFSLHSSEETPQAPSYSSSFSPFSSPASCPFSSSAAPAALSELPACSSQSGAEHAFPAEWLKGERGVKSLRRPQLLAGDAALEASAGVRGGGERAESVRNEHAASEGEGPREGDRLPESVLRAAAAPSRPVAASQPATLLTSIAARNDAELQRDEAFLSKALSLLPQGLGLGDKESSVLLDVLVALGLEREEERGEAGAGESRRAAAPGARRERAKKGKGGLGDRGVGEEERVQEGDNNHHGEKGPRADESAALEGEGKPRRDAAAAGLSPSLHDIMSSSLASSSLSASSAASPPPGAFSLSAPGAGSSAYYGGVPFPVTVQPPGLELNRSDASLVWRSDSLVSPYLPYASLFPGGTSAAASWDAAGLSASPRQDARRDAAGAAASPGVLLNEDDISSLLEHLLATTERQRRDATPQQSDAALLERLLLDRDSPFAPHAPPSPHVSRAAAHAAPLPEVARCSGAPGAKGGASFEGSSAARHHSDLSFLLSPGGEFEKTRLLQQAAAQDIASLLQANALLAPLRSPGACGQRAQRASLLGTQCHLSSLFPRRLASHPTPASHVNSVASCDEGSLEGARGAAQVAGDNRGGGSPLPGVPGASVSSSLLASSVASGPSALNFLCSEASAQARAGARGARGVATGVVSAPSPTAVSVAGVGAESRRGKKKREGRRGRGLAAAVENLDAATAPLPPSCSAALRSFRLGTLQPFTLRDVGDNALEFSKDPFGSAFLQEQLEVCSLGERVPILLQLLPHVLDLTADQHGNYVLQKFLEKGTDKEKEWLAAQLVGHVFRLSLEVYGCRVIQRALEFLAVPAQLRLVAELKDHVVTCVEDQHGNHVIQKCAERLPSPSVQFIIDAFKGQEARMSVHSYGCRVIQRLLEACPVSQTAPLIDAVIAELRMLIRDQFGNYVVQHILEFGRESDKMKIIDLMCEDIIPLSTEKYACNVVERALTLDAMGRARRGIISAALGHEMVGQPLKRMMLDRYGNYVVQRMMEVAPDDLRPSLLQLLREHVDVLKRFTYGKHIVTALERLDGASGVSGDPSANPSPSSPLPSYAAGAAGSSKSGARGDAASLRASRQSPRVTRSVSATLVHAPGPVAQLFSSVSFSGAPMPHARGGNLRGAGLSGRSGGAAASAAQSGTPSALPAHAPLAAGGGGAYAAQGRSEGPSDATEARDAGRRFGSGQAKQGSSENGARGGRGEREEKLCDRARQEKSAAGDEAGASEPSLGAGDARGGKAAAAKAGKEVESGGAGKGRRAERGRGGEESFGRMVAQLERRGGAGPGLEKSGRRLDAADKLLHRGHTFAAGSSAADAMRVALREDVPRARERSGGMASKAKRDEDAQSSQTALSQASALAALQRYFLASLSPSGAPLDSSSMLSSLPADSTFEASRTQPHHSTFAALASSSFGPSASAGPQFPNCRAPQGASAQASGSHVSQRVATFSNDGSSVAVGAAADGSVRGAGSSGAVGPCRRNQRTPSASFSRSGVPFGVPREEGAAGAPAWRRDGEASEAGSEDAGSARSSAAGALAAEAIREDKAAGRESDGGVGRCSGAGSMLPLTPEMMNEVLKVFHHYRQQTQSPEDPFAAWGLSERGGWDAGDGEAPAGAPPS; via the exons ATGGAGGCGCAGGGTTTAGGGgtggagacggcggcgcggctcccgcggggaaccgcggcggctgcggagctggcgtcttcggcggagAAAGACCCGTCGGTGGTTGTCCTACCTCCCTGTGACTCGCCGCGGAAGGGGTCACGGAGTCTCCTTCCGTcggagaagggcgacgacgagcacGAGGCGTGGCGCCACCGCGAcagcgcgtcctcgctctgCACACAGGCTTCCCAGGGCGATGTTCGGAAGAGGCGCTCCAGTCGGCGCCTGTCCGACGAGCCGCTCTCCCTCCACTCGATCTCGTCCCTCTCCACGATCGGCTCCCTGGATAGTCACCGCCTGAGCGCCCTCGAGGCTCAGGCCTCGCTCTTGCTCGCACACATCGCAGAAACCCGCGACGAAAAGGCCGCCCCGTGTAGCTCCGCCAAGACCGCGGAGgccccccccgcggcgcggcgagaagagggcgaaCCAGACGACCAGGGCGCGAAGCGCCAAGACGCCCCCCTAGACGGGCGGGAAGATCGGGCGGCTGAGCAAGCAGGATCAccgccgtcctcttcgtcctctacGGTGGTTTCGCCGCATCTGGATCAAAACGTCGTGCGGGAGTGGGAGAAAGAGCGAGGCCTCGCTCACGCGCCAGCCATCTCCATTCCGCCATCGGCTCTGCCcctggaggaggaagaaaagacgaAACAAGAGGGCACTCAGGAGCATTGGGAGagtgcgcgggcgtcgctctccctctctttcaCGTCATGCGATCGCGAAGAAGCCAGtgcggccgcgtcctctcctgcGACGGATGTCCCGCTGTCGTTCAGTCTCCACAGTTCCGAGGAGACTCCCCAGGCGCCGTCCTACTCGTCGTCGTTCTCCCCGTTCTCTTCACCTGCCTCGTGtcccttttcttcgtctgcggcgcccgccgcgctctcggagctgccggcgtgcagctcgcagagcggcgccgagcaCGCTTTCCCGGCGGAGTGGCTCaagggcgagagaggcgtgaagtccctgcggcggccgcagctgctcgctggcgacgcggccttggaggcctccgcgggcgtgcgcggaggcggcgagcgagcggagagTGTGAGAAACGAGCACGCCGCCTCAGAGGGAGAAggcccgcgcgagggcgaccgtCTCCCTGAGTCGGTTcttcgcgcggcagcggcgccgtcgcgccccGTCGCTGCGAGCCAGCCCGCGACGCTGCTGACGTCCATCGCCGCAAGGAACGACGCCGAGttgcagagagacgaggcgttCCTGAGCAaggcgctgtcgctgctcccGCAGGGCTTGGGCCTCGGCGACAAGGAGAGCTCGGTGCTGCTCGACGTTCTGGTTGCTTTGGGcttggagagagaggaggagcgcggggaggcgggtgcgggcgagtcgcggcgggcagccgcgcccggcgcgcgccgcgagcgagcgaagaagggaaAGGGCGGTCTGGGTGACCGGGGAGttggcgaggaggaaagggTTCAGGAGGGCGACAACAATCACCACGGTGAGAAGGgaccgcgcgcagacgagtctgccgctctcgagggcgaagggaagccgaggcgcgacgcggcggcggcggggctttctccctcgctccACGACATCATGTCGTCGTCCttggcttcctcctcgctttctgcgtcgtcggcggcctcgcccccgcctggagctttctctctctctgcccccGGCGCGGGCTCGTCTGCGTACTACGGCGGCGTGCCGTTTCCTGTAACCGTGCAGCCGCCAGGGCTCGAACTCAACAGGAGCGACGCGTCTCTAGTGTGGAGGTCAGACTCTCTGGTGTCTCCGTACCTGCCTTATGCCTCGCTCTTCCCCGGCGgcacgtctgcggcggccagCTGGGACGCTGCgggcctctccgcgtcgccgcggcaagACGCCCGACGGGATGCAGCTGGggcggccgcttcgcctgGCGTGCTCCTGAACGAAGACGACATTTCTTCGCTGCTGGAGCACCTCCTCGCGACGACggagcgccagaggcgcgacGCCACCCCGCAGCAGTCCGATGCGGCGCTTCTagagcggctgctgctcgacAGGGACAGTCCCTTCGCCCcacacgcgccgccgtccccgCACGTCAGCCGAGCCGCGGCACatgccgcgcctctccctgaGGTGGCGCGGTGTTCAGGCGCGCCTGgggcgaagggcggcgcgagtTTCGAAGGCagttccgcggcgcgccatcATTCGgatctctccttcctcttgtCGCCCGGCGGGGAGTTTGAGAAAACGAGGCTTCTTCAGCAAGCTGCGGCGCAAGATATCGCGTCGCTTCTCCAAGCGAACGCGCTGTTGGCGCCGTTGCGTTCTCCCGGGGCCTGCGGTcagagggcgcagcgcgcgagtctGCTGGGGACACAGTGCCACCTCTCGTCGCTTTTcccgcgccgtctcgcttCGCATCCGACTCCCGCTTCCCACGTCAACAGCGTCGCTTCGTGCGACGAAGGCAgtctcgagggcgcgcgaggcgccgcacagGTTGCGGGTGACAATCGAGGGGGCGGGTCGCCCTTGCCCGGAGTTCCAGGCGCAAGCgtgtcctcctctctcctggcCTCTTCGGTCGCGTCTGGTCCGTCGGCGCTGAATTTCCTCTGCTCAGAGGCCTCCGCACAGGCACGTGCAGGTGCTcgcggggcgcgaggcgtcgccaCAG GTGTGGTatcagcgccttcgccgacagCGGTGTCAgtcgcgggcgtcggcgcggagtCGAGACGcggcaagaagaagcgagagggTCGTCGCGGAAGGGGCCTGGCTGCGGCTGTCGAGAACTTG GACGCCGCAacggcgccgcttcctccgtcgtgcagcgcggctctgcggagcTTCCGCCTGGGCACCCTCCAGCCCTTCACGTTGCGCGATGTCGGCGACAATGCG CTCGAGTTCTCGAAGGACCCGTTCGGGTCGGCCTTCCTCCAGGAGCAACTGGAGGTCTGCTCTCTCGGGGAGCGCGTCCCGattcttctgcagctgctgccccACGTGTTGGACCTCACAGCCGACCAGCATGGAAACTACGTCCTCCAAAAATTCCTAGAGAAAG GCACGGACAAAGAAAAGGAGTGGCTCGCGGCACAGCTGGTAGGCCACGTgttccgcctctcgctggaAGTCTACGGCTGCCGGGTGATTCAGCGGGCGCTCGAGTTCCTCGCGGTGCCCGCTCAACTGCGGCTCGTCGCAGAGCTAAAGGACCACGTAGTCACCTGCGTCGAGGATCAGCACG GCAACCACGTCATTCAGAAGTGCGCGGAGCGCCTTCCGTCGCCCTCAGTTCAGTTCATCATCGACGCCTTCAAAggccaggaggcgcgcatgAGCGTTCACTCCTACGGCTGCCGCGTCATTCAGCGTCTCCTTGAGGCCTGCCCGGTCTCTCAAACG GCTCCTCTCATCGACGCGGTCatcgcggagctgcgcatgCTGATTCGCGACCAGTTCGGTAATTACGTGGTTCAGCACATCCTCGAGTTCGGCCGAGAGTCTGACAAAAT GAAAATCATCGATTTGATGTGCGAAGACATAATTCCTCTGTCGACCGAGAAATACGCGTG CAACGTCGTGGAACGGGCTCTCACACTCGACGCCatggggcgggcgcgccgcggaatCATCAGTGCGGCCCTCGGACATGAAATGGT AGGACAGCCTTTGAAGAGGATGATGCTGGATCGCTACGGCAACTACGTCGTTCAGAGAATGATGGAGGTGGCCCCGGACGACCTGAGGCCGTCGCTgttgcagctgctgcgtgaGCACGTCGACGTGCTGAAGAGATTCACATACG GCAAGCACATCGTGACGGCTCTGGAGCGTCTcgacggcgccagcggcgtctCGGGAGATCCGTCCGCGAATCCTtccccgtcgtcgccgctgccttcgtacgcagcaggcgccgccggaagCTCAAAGTccggggcgcgcggcgacgcggcgagcttgCGGGCGTCTCGTCAGTCTCCGCGTGTGACTCGCAGCGTCTCTGCCACGCTCGTCCACGCGCCAGGCCCAGTGGCGCAGCTGTTTAGCTCTGTGTCGTTTTCGGGTGCGCCGatgccgcacgcgcgcggggggaaccttcgcggcgcagggcttTCGGGGCGTTccggcggggctgcggcctccgcggcgcagtctGGCACGCCGTCGGCTCtgccggcgcacgcgccgctcgctgcgggAGGCGGTGGTGCGtacgcggcgcagggccGAAGCGAGGGGCCTTCGGACGCTACAGAGGCCCGTGACGCGGGCAGGCGGTTCGGGTCCGGTCAGGCGAAGCAGGGAAGCAGCGAGAACGGGGCGcggggcggtcgcggagaaagagaagagaaactCTGTGACCGCGCACGCCAGGAGAAGTCTGCAGCAGGggacgaggcgggcgcgtccgAGCCGAGTCTgggtgcgggcgacgcgcgcggagggaaggcagcggctgcgaaggCTGGTAAGGAGGTCGAGAGTGGAGGCGCGGGCAAGGGCCGCAGGGCGGAGCGCGGCCGAGGGGGCGAGGAGTCTTTCGGGCGCATGGTGGCGCAgctcgagaggcgaggcggcgccggtccAGGCCTAGAGAAGTCGGGGCGTCGGCTAGACGCCGCCGACAAGTTGCTCCACAGAGGCCACACCTTCGCCGCCGGGAGtagcgccgccgacgcgatGCGGGTCGCCCTACGTGAAGATGTGCCCcgtgcgagggagagaagtgGCGGCATGGCCTCCAAGGCGAAGCGtgacgaggacgcgcagagcTCGCAGACTGCGTTGAGCCAGGCGTCTGCTTTGGCAGCTCTGCAGCGGTATTTCctggcgtctctgtctccttcgggTGCCCCTCTCGACTCGTCGTCCATGTTGTCGTCTCTTCCAGCGGACAGCACTTTTGAAGCCAGCCGCACACAGCCTCACCACTCGACGTTCGCGGCCCTGGCGTCCTCGAGCTTCGGTcccagcgcctctgcgggacCGCAGTTTCCGAACTGCCGCGCCCCGCAGGGCGCTAGTGCCCAGGCGTCTGGCAGCCATGTTTCCCAGCGCGTCGCCACTTTCTCAAATGACGGCTCCTCTGTGGccgtgggcgcggcggccgacggcagtgtgcgcggcgcgggctccagcggcgcggtCGGGCCTTGCCGCAGGAACCAGCGGACGCCGAGTGCGAGCTTttcgcgcagcggcgtgccCTTCGGGGTTCCCCgtgaggagggcgccgcaggagcgcctGCGTGGAGGAGGGACGGTGAGGCTAGCGAGGCGGGGTCGGAAGACGCGGGCAGCGCAcgctcgagcgccgccggcgccctcgcggctgaGGCCATCCGCGAGGACAAGGCGGCGGGCAGAGAGAGTGACGGGGGGGTGGGgcgatgcagcggcgcaggcagcatgCTGCCACTCACGCCTGAGATGATGAATGAGGTGCTCAAAGTCTTCCACCACTACCGCCAGCAAACGCAGAGCCCAGAGGAtcccttcgccgcctggGGCCTCTCTGAGCGCGGCGGATGGGACGCTGGGGACGGTGAGGCTCCCGCGGGGGCTCCGCCGTCCTGA
- a CDS encoding hypothetical protein (encoded by transcript BESB_044970), translating into MRDQALMSTWTLLSERGASCLSRSRVASAIPGLKLARFPSSSPSSPLPACGSELLGQRRRASPFSLERNFSSAAPTSPASAGESDAQHETASPAKKERKSVFLACCDLEKRKRTEGAIQKTKDAWVKKTLANDANAAKTPELYDGPFWFKFWRRKKRPGARG; encoded by the coding sequence ATGCGAGACCAAGCACTCATGTCCACGTGGACGCTGCTGAGCGAACGCGGGGCTTCCTGCCTTTCGCGGTCGCGAGTAGCGAGCGCCATTCCGGGACTGAAGCTTGCCCGctttccttcgtcttctccgtccaGTCCGTTGCCTGCATGCGGGTCGGAGCTCTTGGggcaacgccgccgcgcctcaccTTTCTCGCTCGAAAGGAATTTTTCATCTGCTGCGCCGACCTCGCCCGCTTCCGCAGGCGAATCTGACGCCCAGCACGAGACTGCCTCacccgcgaagaaggaaaggaagTCGGTTTTTCTGGCGTGCTGTGACCTCgaaaagagaaagcgaacgGAAGGCGCCATCCAGAAGACAAAAGACGCTTGGGTGAAGAAAACACTCGCGAACGACGCGAACGCAGCGAAAACACCGGAGCTCTACGACGGCCCCTTCTGGTTCAAGTTTtggaggagaaagaagagaccTGGCGCGAGGGGTTAA